A portion of the Sabethes cyaneus chromosome 3, idSabCyanKW18_F2, whole genome shotgun sequence genome contains these proteins:
- the LOC128742316 gene encoding 40S ribosomal protein S8-like — protein sequence MGISRDSYHKRRATGGKKAAIRKKRKYELGRPAANTKIGASRIHFVRTRGGNRKFRALRLDAGNFALASEGTVRKAHTIDMVYNAFNNELVRTKTLVKNAIVVIDSSPFRHWYESHYLLQLSKKREVKAGEEDVLAKKRCKRVLKKYVKRQKTAKIDPALEEQFNASRLLAVIASRPGQCDRADGYLLEGKELEFYLKKKIKNKNAK from the coding sequence ATGGGTATAAGCCGTGATAGTTATCACAAGAGGCGGGCCACTGGTGGCAAGAAAGCCGCCATCCGCAAGAAGAGGAAGTATGAGTTGGGACGCCCAGCTGCCAATACGAAGATTGGTGCCAGCCGTATCCACTTCGTACGAACCCGCGGTGGAAATCGCAAATTCCGCGCCCTCCGTTTAGATGCCGGCAATTTTGCATTGGCCTCGGAAGGAACTGTCCGTAAGGCACATACCATCGATATGGTTTACAATGCCTTCAACAACGAGCTGGTGCGTACCAAAACGTTGGTAAAGAACGCCATTGTGGTGATCGATTCTTCGCCGTTCCGTCACTGGTACGAAAGCCACTACCTGCTGCAGCTCAGCAAGAAGCGTGAGGTGAAAGCCGGCGAGGAGGACGTTCTGGCCAAGAAGCGCTGCAAGCGGGTCCTGAAGAAGTACGTCAAGCGACAGAAGACTGCCAAGATTGACCCCGCACTGGAGGAACAGTTCAATGCTAGTCGTTTATTGGCTGTTATTGCTTCTCGGCCTGGACAATGTGACCGCGCTGATGGTTACCTGCTGGAAGGCAAAGAGCTAGAATtctatctgaaaaaaaaaattaagaataaGAATGCCAAGTAA